The region CGGGTGTTTCCCTGTGATATATATATGTCGGAAAACTAACTTTTTCAACTTTAAATATTTTATTAACTCTTTCAAGAAATTCTGAATCCTCACTATAGCGTATATCTTTGAATCCGTTTAGTTCAATAAAAACTTTTCTTTTACCAAAAAAGGTTGCGCCGATTGTGCATTGAGAAAGATGGATAAGTTTTGTTGTGTCATTTTTATCTGGGACAAATTCATTCCCAATTACTTTAACACCGCCTCGTAATAAATCAATCTGAGGATTTTCAATTAAATAATTTACTCTTTTCAAAATATGATCAACATGGTATTCGTCATCACTGTCCAGAAAAGTAATATACTCTCCTTTAGAATTTTTGATACCGTTGTTTCGTGCTGCCGGAAGAAATTGATGCTGCTGATATATAACTTTTATTTGTGAATTGTTGGTTTTATAATTTTCTAACAGTTTGGCTGATTTATCTTCGCTTCCATCGTCAACTGCTATCAATTCCCAGTTTTTATAACTTTGATTCAGCACAGAATCAACAGCTCTTGGGATATAATCTTCTCTGTTATAAACCGCCATAATAATCGAAACCAGAGGGAAAGTTATGTTTTGATCCGATAAAGCGTTCATTTTTTATGCAGTTTATTTATCTGTATGAATTAAACCATTCTAACTTAAACAAAATATATTATGATTAAATATATCTTCATAAAAATAATATTGATTCATTATATTTGCCCTGCACAAATATCAGGAAAATGATAATGGCTAAAAAGCAAAGCAAGCGTCAGATACAAAAATCATCCGATATAAAATTAAAATTACCAATACAAAAAATTATTATCGCGGTTATTGTTCTTGCAGTTATAGGTTATTTTATAATTAATAACTTTGTTAACAAAGAGCCCAAAATGGAATATTATACTTTTACAAAGGAAGGTGAACTTATATTTACTGATTCTCTCGGTACATTAAAGGCAAAAATAGATTTGGAGATAGCCGATAATGATTATGAGAGACAACTTGGTTTAATGAACAGAAAAGAGATGTCTGAAAATCAGGGAATGCTTTTTATTTTTCCTAAAGAAGCTTATCAATCTTTCTGGATGCGGAATACTTTTATATCGCTTGATATGATATTTGTTAATGAACAGAAAAAGATTGTAACAATTCACAGAGACACAAAAATTCTTACAGAGCAAAGCTATCCGGCATCCGAGCTTTCAAAGTATGTTGTTGAAGTAGTAGCGGGTTTTTGTGCTAAACACAATATACAAATTGGTGATAAGATCAATTGGATGGGCACGCGTCTATCAAACAATAATAAATAAGATTGAATAAAGATTTTTCAATTCTGGATTGTGCTGTTTAAAAATTAGCTGCCATAAAGCCTATCTTCTACAAGCTCGCAGATAATATGCGCAACAGTGATGTGTCCTTCTTGTATTCTTTGAACATTTGATGATGGAATAATTATCGGTAAATCAACAAGTGATTTTAATTCTCCACCGTTACCGCCTAAAAACCCTATTACTTTCATCCCCTTAGAATGAGCCTTTTCAACTGCTTTAATAATGTTTTTGGAATTTCCGCTTGTAGATATCGCAAGTAAAACATCGCCGAGTGAACCAAGCCCTTCAACATTTCTGGCAAACACATTCTCGAAACCGATATCATTTCCGCCTGCAGTAAGGTTTGATGAATCAGTTGTTAGCGCAATCGCTGGTAAAGCCGGACGTTTAATGGTGTGATTTAACCTTATCATAAATTCGGTTGCAATATGCTGACAATCTGCAGCACTTCCTCCGTTACCGCACAATAAAAGTTTGTTGCCGTCTTTATATGATAAGACAAGTATATCAACAGCTTGTAAGATTTTTTCAATCAGCTGATCTCTTATCTTTAATTTTGTCTCTGAACTTTCGTTGAGAGAATCAATAATAAATTTCTGTGGTTCCATTTTTTAAACCCATTAAATATGATTGTCATTGCGAGGAGGGCTTGCCTGACGAAGCAATCTGCAGATTCCTTCGTTCCAATAAATTGGAACTCGGAATGACATTTGTATTAAACTAAAATACTTTGCTTAATATGTACAGCAGTAGCAAAATCCTTAATCAGGTTCCAGTTTCTTTCATCTTCAAAATAATTTCCTGTTACAATAACCGAAGCACCGTTTTCAACTTTTTCTCGTGCAGTTTGCGGAGTTCTGATTCCGCCGCCAACGATAATCGGAATGCTGCACTGTTCATTTACAGCTTTAATCATTTCATTTGGAACTGAATTATCAGCACCGCTGCCGGCTTCAAGATAAATTAATTTCATTCCGAGATATTCAGATGCAAGTGCAGTTGCCGAAGCAATCTCGGGTTTATTTCTTGGAACTGGTAAACTCCCGCTCATATATACTGCTGTTGTGGTTGAACCTGATTCAACTAATATATAGGCGGTGGATATTGGTTCAACTCCTGCTTTTTTTATT is a window of Ignavibacterium sp. DNA encoding:
- a CDS encoding glycosyltransferase family A protein codes for the protein MNALSDQNITFPLVSIIMAVYNREDYIPRAVDSVLNQSYKNWELIAVDDGSEDKSAKLLENYKTNNSQIKVIYQQHQFLPAARNNGIKNSKGEYITFLDSDDEYHVDHILKRVNYLIENPQIDLLRGGVKVIGNEFVPDKNDTTKLIHLSQCTIGATFFGKRKVFIELNGFKDIRYSEDSEFLERVNKIFKVEKVSFPTYIYHRETPDSITNTIKKK
- a CDS encoding geranylgeranylglyceryl/heptaprenylglyceryl phosphate synthase, with product MKIYDHLLNTIKEKGAAYLILLDPDKLSENKLSDFLKHCLKSGVDGFLVGGSLMINGDFESFLEKVKINTNLPVIIFPGSITQVSSFADAILFLSVVSGRNPEHLIGKHVLAAPSIKKAGVEPISTAYILVESGSTTTAVYMSGSLPVPRNKPEIASATALASEYLGMKLIYLEAGSGADNSVPNEMIKAVNEQCSIPIIVGGGIRTPQTAREKVENGASVIVTGNYFEDERNWNLIKDFATAVHIKQSILV
- a CDS encoding DUF192 domain-containing protein, producing MAKKQSKRQIQKSSDIKLKLPIQKIIIAVIVLAVIGYFIINNFVNKEPKMEYYTFTKEGELIFTDSLGTLKAKIDLEIADNDYERQLGLMNRKEMSENQGMLFIFPKEAYQSFWMRNTFISLDMIFVNEQKKIVTIHRDTKILTEQSYPASELSKYVVEVVAGFCAKHNIQIGDKINWMGTRLSNNNK
- a CDS encoding D-sedoheptulose 7-phosphate isomerase, which codes for MEPQKFIIDSLNESSETKLKIRDQLIEKILQAVDILVLSYKDGNKLLLCGNGGSAADCQHIATEFMIRLNHTIKRPALPAIALTTDSSNLTAGGNDIGFENVFARNVEGLGSLGDVLLAISTSGNSKNIIKAVEKAHSKGMKVIGFLGGNGGELKSLVDLPIIIPSSNVQRIQEGHITVAHIICELVEDRLYGS